The region GAGTGACAGCATTGCTCACCAATTACATCATCTTCGACCAATGAGAATCGCTGTCCATGATGTCATAGCGATCCATTCGAGCTTTCTATATATCAGGCGGAACCACATTTTGTCTTCAGTCGTGCTCTGTCTCTCGTTGCTGACGGAACTACGCTTGTCAATCTGAAATCCTGATATTAAGATTTCTGcgaattatttgattttatattccATATCCACTGATAAAACTATCACCGAATATGTCTATGGACTCTCAGTCATTTGGGGGTTCTAATTTCTTCACCCTGCAGGGAAACATTTTGACAGAAAACCTGTTTTCAGCGACtcattctgatttcatgaaaggTGTGTACGAAATCTCCTTATTTTTGTCGAAGTCAAGTCATTTGGAATATTCCTGTACATGTGTGAtaagattttattatttttatttcaatagttGGAGTGGTGTTGAGTTTTGTGGGATATTCGTTATTTTATCTGGAAAAAAGTGTGTTTTGAGGGTGCGGAAGTGCGCGATTTAAGATGGCGACCACGTAaaattttttttcgtttattgCCTGTCACGTGACTAGTTTATGCAAATTTTGGCCGTTGGTAGTTCGAGGAGCGCGCGCGCGCGCCTTCTCCGCCTGAATCTTCAGCGTTGCGATGTCGCTAATTTTGTTACACACTTTGTTTCCGCTTGTGGCTTCTGCAGCTGCATTGACAAAGACAAGGCAAAAGTCTTGTAGCATTTCAGGAAATAACCATGTTATCATCTAACTGTTTATAGCATGTAAAAGATTAGAGTTGCCCTCAACATGGATCTAATTTAGTAATTACATACGAAAATTTGTCAAATAAGTGTCGGATATGCAGATCTTGtgatgttttcatttttgaacTGTCTTGAGGGCATAAAGGGGTTCTCATCTGAACTTCCATACTTCCAAGTTCAAGTCTTGTATGTGCATGATTCCCTTGAGCTTGCTACTATTTATAAAGCTGGTTGAAAGCAAAAAATCATTTCCCTAGTCAATtgtgaatattaaaaataaatgaacggTACAGTTTTAACTTTaacccctaaatagactgggctatttcgacgcccaagaagacgggggggggggggggggctgattcagcccccccttatgatctcggccgtcgatcgcgacgaaaattggcacacgtgttacccatggcatgatcgacaaaactataacatcaaattctgcaaaaaatctcatgtctcattatgctaatttatgcataaaatcatgtcTGCactaattaatgaaataatgcccctgaaatgcaaatttttgtttcacatactctagataggcatctgatcaaattgatttttaaaaaatttcaaaatcacatttattttcttatgtattctattgttttctaaatttcttatgtatttcttttttgttgtttttttatttttttaatggaaatcgtcagggactttattttgaccataaaaaagataaaataaattgattttaagcagtaaaaggaaaaataatgatacatttatgaattttggctaagcacactatttgcattggatttgtatacaaattcacgtttttgagtaattttgggtctgcatgcacatacgaaatgttgcataattttggaacTGCGTAcccggggtcacaattttggtctaaaaaatgcgcgagacttgaaagtaaaaaggtcagcgagcgacgcagtcaaaaaaaatttggcgcggtttatcgcgaaaaatgtcgaggggggctgaatcagccccccccctcccagtctttttagggttaagatatGTTTACAGTATGAAAACTGTCTTAAGCCTTTGTGCTGGCTTGGGCACACTGGCACTCACTGCCTGgtgaacaacaaaaaaagacaaattaatGTTACACTCATGATGAATGAATACAGATTCTTGACCTCTATGACATAAAGGGTTTAAGTACATTGCATTTGCTGTGCTGATgcattttaattaaaatatcCTTTTATTTGTATCTTGGAGCATTTACCTTAGATATTGTGAAGAGCAATTCTTCCTGTAGGGGAGGGGGATTACTAGTAGTAGGGCTTACCCTGGCCCGAAGAAGTGTTTTTCCTGTGGATAAAGATCTTGCAAAAATTTACTAGAGGATTTCTAATTGCAAATTCCATGCAACTTCTTGAAATGTGAATTGacgtcttatttttttttctcctgtcTCTATTTCAGGTTCTAATTTGATGCAAGATGTGATGCTGAATAATGGTAAGATATGTTTTCCTGTCTAGCTCAATTTCATTCTTGTAGTAGATTaatattttctcatttctaTTTAAATGAAAGTTATTCGTTAAATATAAATGAGTATGGCTTTAAGAATAAATGCGTTCATTACAGGATGTTGTAATGATTCAGATTCTCTTTTAAACTATTGTAGGTTGTATGTTTCTGGCAATATTTTCACTAACATGCAGGTGACCGACATTCTAGGACCAAATTTTCAAAAGGCTAATAAGGctatacattattacattttataatATCCAGATTCTGAAAGTGCAGGCCTTGTAGTAGCTGGTGAGGTAAGTGGGGTGGATGATGGGTATGACACAAACTCAGATTTATCATCCCCCATGTCTGCCAAAAGTGATTGGGGAGAAGCATCAACACCCTCAAGTACTGGATCTAGCCATGATGAAGGATTATCCGCTGATGATAACTCCCTATTATCTTCATTCCTGGATGAGGAGACCTGTTTCAGTCAGTGGGAGCAGTCATTTGAATGTGCGGGCAAGAGCCCAGTCATAAATGAACCAATCCTGGAACTTTCACCAAGAAGTCCCATGGTAGGCCTGCCTTCCTCTACTACACCCAATGACCTTTCTGCTGCGCTTCACAAGCTCATACAGCCCAGCCAACAAGGAGTTGAGACCCAATCAGAGGCATCCAAGCCCCTTAGGAAACGTTCAGCGACATCTTTAAGGTACAGCCAACCCACATGTTTGTTAATGGTCGTGTTATACACATGCAGCATGAATGCCCCTTTCATGCTGTGTGAACTAATATCATATATACTTATGTTAATCACTTTCTTCATCTCTTGCAGTGTTTATACCAGGAGCAGAGTTGACGACAGACTTCAACAAGGTGCACTTTTTAAATTCTCTAAAATTCTATTTGTGTCTGATTTTGgttactatttctttttaaacacaGCTCTTGCGGAATTACCCCCAGGAAGAAGACACGCAAATTTCCTAGTTTGATCCAGGCACTGCCAGATAAACTCAATGGAGGAGAGATTCAGATCACTGTTCAGCCAGAGAAGCATCATAGAGCAAGGTATAGGACTGAAGGAAGCAGAGGAAGTGTCAAAGATGACAGTGGTGAAACCTTTCCCAAACTTAAAGTAAGCAAAACCAACCCCTTGTGTAattcataaaagtagacctATATAGTTCAGTTTTGAAACTAGTTGGTTCTTTCTTGTAAactttcattcataaattatcATCGACTATGAGTGTAACTCAATATGGTCCACACTGAATAAACGTCGAAACAGTTTCCAGGAATATACATGTTCCACTACTTTGTCGTTCAAGAGAATAATGGGGAGATGGATTTATATTGATTAGGAACCTCATGAGTGGGATGTTTTCTAGGTTTTACATATTTCAAGGTAGATAAGATAGAATCCCATGCatcatttgtttaaaaaaatcattttaaaaaaaattttgcaGCTTCTTGGAATCAACCAACAAGTTTTACTTCAAGTCTTTGTCGTCACTGACCAAGGGAAAGTTCGTCCTCATGGTTACTATCAGGCTTGCAAGGTAACTGGACGTAACACGACCCCTTCTGAGGAAAAGGATGTGGAAGGAACTACAGTTCTTGAGGTTCCGTGGGAGCCTGTTGATGGAAAAATGGAGATCAGCGTTGACTGTATTGGCATCCTTAAGCTCCGGAATGCTGATGTTGAGCAGAGGATAGGGCCCATAAGGTCAAAGAGGAAGAGCACCTGTGTCCGGTTAGCTTTCAGAGTAATCGTGCCTGCTTCTGATGGTACCTTCAGCGTTCTGCAGACTGTCTCAAGATCAATAACCTGCAGTAAGTTTTGGCGAGAATTTTCTTTTGCAATGTATCTTTCTGTTAATGAAAATCTTAGTTTATTCATGCAGTGTATTTTCATAAGATTTATGTCATTGTTAAGTATCctgaaattatttcttttatagcTGTAACTGTGTGGCAATTTCTTATGttgatatatattgttttgttaCAGCACAACCACTTGGGCATCCAGAGATATTGAAGAAGAGTTTGAGTCGGGTTTCAGTGACTGGTGGAGAAGAACTGTTCATCATCGGAAAGAACTTCACATCAAAGGCCAACACAGAAGTCAAGCTCAGACAACTAGATGACTTGGGCAAAGTGACTTGGGAAGGAGATTGTGAGATTGACAAGGCCTTATTTCAGAATGTAAGTGGGATTTGTTGCCCCATTCCTAATGAATCCTAAATAAGAGAACTTTGTGCTCAATTTCTAAATTGTGTATGATAATTTACATAAAGCTCATTGTTGTGTATCTTGATTTGAAGTTAATTGGAGAATTATATTAGAATTTTGTGTTgaatcattttgtttattgatttcaGAACCACATCGTGTGCAAGATCCCTCCATACCCAAACCAGAACTTGAGGAAGTCTGTGATCGTGTACCTTGTTGTAACGGGCAAACCAAACCAATGCAGCGATCTAGATGCCCATCCTATTGTGTATCAGCCAAAAATTGGTAAGAGACACCATTTCAACTTCCCTTGACCAGGAGAGATTTTGGTCGTACAGGTCATTCTTGTCAGCTCATTAAAATGTGCATGGTAATGACCAATGTGTCTCTTGCCATTGAAATGAATTCTGACATTGCACTAGAACATTTTTATTCTCAGACTTTCAACAGTACAGCATTAAGAAGGTGCGTCTGCCATCTGAAAAGTTTTTTgatttttggatttttttattgcttAGTGACCCCCAAAAAACATCAGTTTGGTGTGTTGCGATtattcagattgacttatcaaCGTTTACCTAAATTAGCCAAAATGCAGTAGTGAGAGACACATTGTTTCAACTGACAAGAATTTCTTGGATTTGCAGGTTGGTGGTGGTTTTGTATTCACTAGTTTTGTCCAGTAACAAAATGGGATGTGAAGTAGATCTTGGCTTTGTAATATTGCATGATTACACAGAGTCACATGGAATAAATGTGTGCAGCTTTTGGAAATTCCCATTTGCAAAaggaataaattttgcatattgtcatgattttatgaccagatttttattttgttgagtCAATATTACTCTATCTCGTGATGGCATTCATTATTGGAAATAAACGTAAGAATCATGTAAATCTGCCCATCTTTTTCCtggacaaaattaagatatATTTAGAATTGTGGGCACGCGTTTGAAAATTAGAATGGACAGTCCGGAATTCAAAATGTTTCAATTATTCATATTCTGGAAAATAACCCGTTTTGGGAACAATTTGCACCATTTTCTTCTAAGTTATGAAATAGTTTCaatcttcattttatataatgttggaaaaaaattacatttgattGAACAGGATGACAGATGCTATTCTAATCTTTCACACGGGTGTCTTGCCTGCAAATCCATGATGTGCGACCCATTTATTGAAAGATAGATGCTGCAGATCTAATTCGGCTAAAAGAGAAATCATGTACTCATTGTCAATTGCACCAGTGAGGATCTTGTTTCTCCAAATCTAAATTTGAAATGTGGCTCATGCtcaaatttttcttcaaaatgaatGCCTGCTGAGCTATATATATCACATGCATAGATTTTATGTATTAAATTGAGGGAATTTACAATATAtctatttccaaacaaaaatGCTAGAAATGTGATGACCAATCTGTTTTTCAACCATTTTACAGAGCATTTGCAgcatttttctatcattttctgtaatgaagtgttcattaatttttgtattgagAATGCATTcagtaaatattttgttatcattccAGTAAAAAATTGTGGGGTTTGTAATTTATAAACTTGTCCCCTCTCTTGAaagtaaaagagagagaggtgaAATTGAGAGAATTTTCAATGCTTCATTGCCCCCTCCtggaattatgaaaaatatcagatttGTATGAGACTGGATTTTATAGAATAACTTGTCTTAAATTATTTtcacttaaaaagaaaaaagaaaaaaaatgttgttttggaAGTGGCTGGAGAAACCCACTTTGTAATTGAAGTCTCAAAGTTAATTTTATTGaatgcattttctttttgtgtATGATTTAGATTAGGTGGGATTTAGTTGCAAGACAGGTCTGTACACACATGAAacaaaagcaaaatgaaaaaaagaaaagaaaaaaaaatctgaaaatttgacaagaatgaTTTCATATTGTATAGAAATAGCTATTatgtacaaatattttttaagtgttaaaaatatttgaagaacGTTGAAATATCTAGCTTGTTAATATTGCTTTATGAAAGTACAGCTAGTCAGTAATTAACACAGTTGGAAGCCTTATTCTGGCAAGAATTTTGACGCCTAACCCACAAGGATGATGAAGGCAATACAATGATGAAGCAGTACTTTGTGTTTTAATCCCCAGAAGGACTACAAAGTTTAGAGAAATTCTTAATGTGATGTACAAAAGACTTGGCCTGCATTGAAATAATCTTTGTCCCCATCCCTGTGATATTGCCCTGTGGGTTGGGTTTATTTAGTTAGCAGTGGGGTTGGGTTGCGTATTCATCACATGAACTTTGCTTTTCCCCCTCAGTGCCTTTTGGATAATGCACGAATTGTTCAGTGCTCTTGTAGCACTCCAGCTGAGGCGTTAACAGGCTATCCTGTTAACGTGCTTCTGGGCCCTCAGCAGTTTCGCAAGGCTCGGCAGACAGTACAGTACAGCATTTTAATCATTCTACAAAACATCTTTACCTTGGTTTGTAATGTACCACAATAAAAAATACTGATGCTTGTAGTACAGTTTCTATCATTTTACTCTTTGGTTGAAACGCTTTTCTCCATTATTCGAGGCAAGCGTTCAAAATCATGTTCAAATCAAGAGGTTGATAATGGCACCTCCTACTTGCTGAAGTTTTATGGTACATGACAACAAGGAAAAGAATATCAATTGATAAGTTGAATTTGTCAGAGGAAACCcccaaagaagaaaaaatctaatgaaatttttttttcgaaactTCATAAGAATTTTTATCATCTACCTAATAGTAGAATAGAATTCTTGATCTAAAATCAGTAAGGAAAAACGATTGCATGATTTTTGGACActtatacaaaaaaattgttgacggcaaagttgaaaaaaaaaatgggtgtgatcttgtttatttattttattatatttttgaattgtATGTACAGAagagttttgttttgtttgacagGTACTGGTTGTTGCGACTCTTCATTtgctcttttctttttaaagtctTCCCCtccctttctttgttttttcctgTCTCGTTTTCCCCTCCAACCTTTGAAACCCTTTATTTCTGCGGGCAAAAAGgaccttttttatttatattacagGTTCTGTCCCCCTCCGAAGGTCAGCTACTTTAGTCATCGGATTCTTTCAGACTTTCTTTAGGACAGAAAGGAGTAGTCATAAATGTTGCTTTTGAATAATTTCTTAATTAAACAGAGGAAGTTGAATTAAATGTTAATGATTTTCCCCTTcctcaaatataaaaaaaaattagtggaAAACAACCAAAGCACTTACTAAATTATATTAATTTCAGAGTCTGGCAAGTGAAATTAACCATTATTTTGCCTAGACTAATGTTATTCAGAGCGAGTTGAATGAACTTAAAATATTTGCAGTTGGTGATGCTTCCTTGTTTTGTAGGAATGTAGATTGTACTTGTTATCTCTGTTTCATCAAGTGACCCTCATTTTCTGACCAAATTCAATCTGTTGTGCAGATTGTACATTTTTTGAGAATATtgagtaaaaagaaaaattgagtaGATCTCTTGCAAGATTATTCTACCTGTTATTTTGTCCTGTTTTAAGCAGGAGACAAAATCAGAaaagtttatcattttcaatttggtATAGATTGAGGATGAAATATGTCATTCAGAGAATCTGATGGTTTACTTGTTGAAGCAAAGACAGTAGTTTAAATTAGTAACTGTAATATGTATTATAAGGTAGTTAGAAGCAACACCTCCTGCGTTAGCCATTGAACAACTAAAAGGCATGCCTGGTTTCAAATAAGTTTTTTCATATCTTTGAGGACTTTGTAAGAGCTTTGGGTCCATTTATGATTACTCCTCTGACTTGACTACGACTCGTCTCTTCAATCCGCAAGGCGATTTTAGCATATTTATTAACgtgatttcaaattatttgtttCTTATAACAGATGATACTGTCAATCAAACACCTATTGGTTTTGGGGACAAAAAGCCAGGTAAGGTCAATAAGATGTTAAGCAaaccattattaaaaaaaacaaattattactGCATGTGTTGAATATAGTTTATATCTGCTTGCTCTGACGTGTGTGGGGATTGATAATATACCTCGATACATCTATAGCATTGCCTGAATCACATAATCCCTTCATTGTGTTTTAGTTTCCTTTATTTagcaaaacatttatttctcaTACATTATATAACACTGTTCAACAAACTATTGCATTTGTTATCAGAAGTCTCTTGCAGCACGTATGTTTACTTGGTCTTTGTGATTAactgtcaagaaaaaaaaaatattcttggagaaatgaaaaatactTGATCCTGTGAATGATTCACTTCAGTGCTTGAAGCGATTTACACTCTTTAATTTAGATTATAATTTAGTTTCTCATTCTGATTCCCCAAATCAGCTGTTGGGCTCGGAGTTGCCCCATCAACTATCGTCTTGCCGCCAACGCCAACATCACCAGCTGATTCGCGCATGCAAGTCACAAACACAGTCTCGCCTACTCCTGTCAAGGTGGAGTCGCCTGTGATACTTCAAGCTCCTCCTACACCCAGCCCTCAACCCAACGAGGAGGAATTCGCTCTTACCCTGCAGATGCTAGCCACTGCCTACCTGCAGAACAAGGATATGTACAACAATCTCTTGATGCAGACGACACAGGGTCAAGGTAAATtaattgtccctttttctatCTAATCctaatcattcttttttttgacAGGCGGCAGGTCAGGTGTAGCAGTTAACTCTAAGCTTCTTCCACCCTTCCCCCACTTGTCATCTTTCATAGTATTAACCTTCTTTTTATGCCTGTACATGCATTCTTTAGACATGCTGTTCGAGAACGAGTTGGCAGAAATGATCAATGAACAACCCCAAGCAAGACAGGACATTGGTGTTAATAACATGGTCCAAGTTCCAGCTAAAGTATCGGCTGAAGTGCCAGCAGTAGTTGGGCCAGAGACTGGTGAATCTCAAATCCTAATGAACACACAGCTCGATCTTTCCAATGTTGCTTCAGAAATAGCAGACAACCTTACAAATTCTGACCTTCCATGCTTAACAGATCCACAAGTGCTTGAACTAGAAGATGGTACGGTATATAGTTTAAATAAGAGTGTATATCAATACAAGATGATACTGGGATAATGACACACCTTTATCTCTCCATAtcatctttcatttatttcatagtAGGAAGAAAAATATTCTGCTCTTGTTGCTAACAATGTGCCTATATTTTACACTGAATCCTTAAGCTGCCCAAAAGCCATCCAAAAatttttgcaaaataaaaataatattcattgtaAAAACAAAGATGTATTATTGAATATCATTCGTGCTTGGAAAatgattgtgatattttttgATAAGCAAGTGCTTTGCTGGTGTGAGGGTTcattgtaatatatatattagaaTTTGTTGATCATAGAAACCAAGCAATGCAATCCAAATGCATGCACATCCTTGATTTTTTTGGGTGTTTTAAACTTATGAATGATATGAAACAGGATTGCATTGCTTCGATTCTGAGTTGCAagttcattttattgatttgcaTGATTGTGTTTGCCTCCattaattctgtattttttccataaaaGGGTTTGCTGATGTAATGCTGATGGTCCTTATGTTTTAAAATCTGTCATGAAATGTGATTAACTTATCCCTTCCGCTTTTATTTTGTAAGTAGACATTTGATGAAATGACAGTACGTGTGCCATTTTGCATCAAAAAGGTTTATTAGACTCCAAGGGAatattcacatatttttttaaattttcctcTTATTCAGTTGCATTGACAAAGGGAATGATTCATCTGGAATAATTATGCTTATTGTACAGTACAAATTGTGATGCTAATTGTGCTTTCTTTTGTTGTCTCCCTTTTATTCACAGTTCTTGATGTTCTGAATAATAACTAAGGTAAGCTGCTTAGACTTCAAACTGAAGATGgtagaacaaaacaaaaaaacatccAGCTACATAGTGAGAATTCTTTGACGACATATGCGACTGGGGAAGGATCAATAAGGCATGCTGCTAGGGATTTTGAAAGCATTCATTTTAGGCTTAGAcgggaaggggggagggggtaggtgGACTGATGTGCTGCTTGGAGGAAACCGCAACTGTATGTTTAGATCCATTGCTAATGCTGCACTCTGCTGTCATGCTGATCGAGAAGAGGTTTTGTGAATGaaggtggtgggggggggggcgtatgGTATTAAGTTCCTCCAGAGGGAAGGTTTGTGCATTAAAAATGCCTGTACATGTTGTAGATAGAACTTGTAATTTACTATAAATATGTTGATATGTAATCTATACAGATATATTGTACAGctatatttattatttctataCAGATTATTCATGGGCCAAATGTGTTCATTATTCGGCTTTTGCCCTTAGTTTGATTTTGCTTTATATTCATCTGCTAATGAGAcctctatttttttattggagAAAACTCATTCACAAacaggatttttaaaaaaaagttatttttccaAGTCTAAGGAAGGTAGGAAAATTGAAGTCACCTTTATAGCATTGTATTTATACTTTGTGTTCAAAACGAACAGTACTGTTGTGCCTCAAATGTggggtgtatttttttttttatgtacgaCTGTTATGAAGGTATGTACTAACATTGTTTGGATATTTGAAGGTGCCTGTATTTGCTAAGGAaagttcaaaaaattattttggctATTTGATTTCCATTGAATCCGGTAGGAATTAGTCCTGAATCAATTATTCAAGCAATCATAACAAATTACCGGGGAAACCTTGTAATGGtctggttatttttttttatatatatatataaagggaaTAGTGATGggcaaaatttgttttaaaatccaGACGATGTTAGCATGTTGCCTTATATAATTACTACAACTCTTGCAAATTATAAGTGAAGAAGTCACAACACTTGCCATATGGGGTAGCTGAACTGAACTGGTTATGTATCTGGGAACTTGAACAGGATATATCCCATTTGAAGTCATCTTTTATTGCAGGACAGTTAGGGTAGGGGAAAAGAAGTGTGCCAGCACTTGCATGATACATGACAAGGTTTttgtgtgttgggggggggggggggtgtcaatgCGAATCTCTTAAAAGTCTTaatgtttggggggggggcataaaaatgatttttttttttaggaattagATAAACAGGTACTCATCCGTCCATATTACGTTGAGTGATGCTAGCAGGAAAGCTGAATTTTGTGGTGCCAAAACCGGATTCATTCACTATCAGACTATTAATGCCCATGACTATGCCAGCATTATCCAGTTTAAAAGTGTACTGGTGGATAGGATCGCATGTTTTCTATGTGATGCcctatatttattttatggTTCATTACTAAAGCAAAGATAACACATGTTTTTGCAACTGTTGAGAAAAAATCTAAAACGTGAGTGTCTTGTGTAAGCGCtctactgtaaaaaaaaaaggcttaaaaataaaatcaagaaaacTAGATTTTCCTATACTTTTTGTTATGTTGGTCGTATTTATGAATGTGATATTGATCAAGAGTAGTGAAATGTTGATGTGACATTTGTTTGACATGTTGCTAGTTCCGAAAATGaaagtcggggggggggggggggggttaacgcTGCAATTTAGTCAAAATCGAGTGTCGTGAAGAgagaattttgacattttcaagttaCGTGTAAGTTTCTCAAAACTTATCTGCACAACCTGGCAGGTACGCAAATGATGGAACCAGTGTGATCATATACCGGTTTCCTGAAAGCATAAGTTTGAAATGTAACAAATTTATGCCgaatttggatgaaattttcagtgcaatAATTTGTTAGAGGGTAGACTTGACTTTTATAATTGGCAATTCTGGTATGGCCAGTATCCCATGACCATGAAACAATTTCTTGAGAGTGGTGGATGTTCAATGACTGCTCGATGGCATTAAAAGGTGGTTATTATCAAGGTGTGAAGAGATGGGGAAAGTACTGCTAGCGAGGGGGTGAGAATGTTTGACATAATTTAATTTAAATCCAACATGAGGATAGTGATGAAGAGAAGGGAAGAAGTGACG is a window of Lytechinus variegatus isolate NC3 chromosome 2, Lvar_3.0, whole genome shotgun sequence DNA encoding:
- the LOC121407695 gene encoding nuclear factor of activated T-cells 5-like isoform X2; amino-acid sequence: MSMDSQSFGGSNFFTLQGNILTENLFSATHSDFMKGSNLMQDVMLNNDSESAGLVVAGEVSGVDDGYDTNSDLSSPMSAKSDWGEASTPSSTGSSHDEGLSADDNSLLSSFLDEETCFSQWEQSFECAGKSPVINEPILELSPRSPMVGLPSSTTPNDLSAALHKLIQPSQQGVETQSEASKPLRKRSATSLSSCGITPRKKTRKFPSLIQALPDKLNGGEIQITVQPEKHHRARYRTEGSRGSVKDDSGETFPKLKLLGINQQVLLQVFVVTDQGKVRPHGYYQACKVTGRNTTPSEEKDVEGTTVLEVPWEPVDGKMEISVDCIGILKLRNADVEQRIGPIRSKRKSTCVRLAFRVIVPASDGTFSVLQTVSRSITCTQPLGHPEILKKSLSRVSVTGGEELFIIGKNFTSKANTEVKLRQLDDLGKVTWEGDCEIDKALFQNNHIVCKIPPYPNQNLRKSVIVYLVVTGKPNQCSDLDAHPIVYQPKIDDTVNQTPIGFGDKKPAVGLGVAPSTIVLPPTPTSPADSRMQVTNTVSPTPVKVESPVILQAPPTPSPQPNEEEFALTLQMLATAYLQNKDMYNNLLMQTTQGQVLDVLNNN
- the LOC121407695 gene encoding nuclear factor of activated T-cells 5-like isoform X1 — encoded protein: MSMDSQSFGGSNFFTLQGNILTENLFSATHSDFMKGSNLMQDVMLNNDSESAGLVVAGEVSGVDDGYDTNSDLSSPMSAKSDWGEASTPSSTGSSHDEGLSADDNSLLSSFLDEETCFSQWEQSFECAGKSPVINEPILELSPRSPMVGLPSSTTPNDLSAALHKLIQPSQQGVETQSEASKPLRKRSATSLSSCGITPRKKTRKFPSLIQALPDKLNGGEIQITVQPEKHHRARYRTEGSRGSVKDDSGETFPKLKLLGINQQVLLQVFVVTDQGKVRPHGYYQACKVTGRNTTPSEEKDVEGTTVLEVPWEPVDGKMEISVDCIGILKLRNADVEQRIGPIRSKRKSTCVRLAFRVIVPASDGTFSVLQTVSRSITCTQPLGHPEILKKSLSRVSVTGGEELFIIGKNFTSKANTEVKLRQLDDLGKVTWEGDCEIDKALFQNNHIVCKIPPYPNQNLRKSVIVYLVVTGKPNQCSDLDAHPIVYQPKIDDTVNQTPIGFGDKKPAVGLGVAPSTIVLPPTPTSPADSRMQVTNTVSPTPVKVESPVILQAPPTPSPQPNEEEFALTLQMLATAYLQNKDMYNNLLMQTTQGQDMLFENELAEMINEQPQARQDIGVNNMVQVPAKVSAEVPAVVGPETGESQILMNTQLDLSNVASEIADNLTNSDLPCLTDPQVLELEDVLDVLNNN